One segment of Phragmites australis chromosome 13, lpPhrAust1.1, whole genome shotgun sequence DNA contains the following:
- the LOC133889226 gene encoding fasciclin-like arabinogalactan protein 7 produces the protein MELTSAVLAIAMLCLALPQAALSKTTAPVETPAPRHVNLTDLLSLAGPYGTFLDHLTRTDVIRTFQSQANVTDQGVTIFAPEDSAFKAVDGAALANLTTDQLRSLMLCHAMPRFYPLSAFSALAASSPVPTFAGGQCAVNVTDAAGTIHVVSSWARAKLVSSAYSTSPVAVYSLDRVLLPEQVFPTEPTVAPVPAPAPAPAAHGGNANATDGAPAAAEHGAKSLSCRVGAGRVFVGYMALMVFGFLMM, from the coding sequence ATGGAGCTCACATCAGCCGTTCTTGCCATTGCGATGCTGTGCCTCGCACTGCCCCAAGCCGCATTGTCTAAGACGACGGCACCGGTTGAGACGCCGGCGCCGCGGCATGTCAACCTCACTGACCTGCTCTCCCTCGCCGGCCCGTACGGCACGTTCCTGGACCACCTCACCAGGACCGACGTGATCCGGACCTTCCAGAGCCAGGCCAACGTCACCGACCAGGGCGTCACCATCTTCGCGCCCGAGGACTCGGCGTTCAAGGCCGTCGACGGGGCCGCGCTGGCCAACCTCACCACCGACCAGCTTCGGTCGCTCATGCTGTGCCACGCGATGCCCAGGTTCTACCCGCTCTCGGCCTTCTCGGCGCTGGCCGCGTCGAGCCCCGTTCCCACGTTCGCGGGCGGGCAGTGCGCGGTGAACGTCACCGACGCCGCCGGGACGATCCACGTCGTGTCCAGCTGGGCCAGGGCGAAGCTCGTCAGCAGCGCGTACTCGACGTCGCCGGTCGCCGTGTACTCGCTGGACAGGGTGCTGCTTCCGGAGCAGGTGTTCCCGACCGAGCCGACTGTGGCGCCCGTGCCAGCCCCAGCGCCCGCACCGGCGGCGCACGGGGGCAATGCCAATGCGACAGACGGCGCGCCGGCTGCTGCCGAGCATGGCGCCAAGAGTTTGTCCTGCCGGGTCGGTGCAGGGCGCGTTTTTGTCGGCTACATGGCTCTCATGGTTTTCGGGTTTCTGATGATGTAG
- the LOC133889190 gene encoding glycerophosphodiester phosphodiesterase GDPDL3-like codes for MRGSNVCSVLPSLVLLWVGVAAAQKASSWKTLSGDAPAIIAKGGFSGLFPDSSEYAYRFALIASSPDTILYCDVRLTKDGLGICLPDIKMENCTNIPDFYAQGKKSYLVNGVPMTGWFSVDYNGTELGQVSLKQSIYSRTPRFDPSFFPILAVEDVQSKFKPPGIWLNVQHDSFYSQFNLSMMNYIISVSKRVVANYISSPEVSFLTSILGRVSNKTNLVFRFLDETTLEPSTNRTYGSMLKNLTFVKTFASGILVPKHYIWPVSPDNYLQPYTSVVDDAHKAGLEIYAADFANDFTLSYNHSYDPLAEYLSFIDNGAFSVDGVLTDFPVTPSEAIGCFTNLNKSISDHGKPLIISHNGASGDYPGCTDLAYQKAVDNGADVIDCPVQVTKDGIPICMSSINLMDDTTVARSQFASQTAVIKDIQSVLGVFTFNLTWDDIVKNLRPKISTPFISFKLDRNPRYRNAGNFMRLSDFLDFTKDKDISGIMISVEHAAFVAAELGFDMVDAVVKALDIAGYNNQTTQKVMIQSTNSSVLVKFKQQTKYDIVYMVDEEVRDAAPSSLADIKKFADAVSVDTSSIFPESRHFTTYQTDLVQSLQTAGLSVYVYTLMNEFVAQPYDFFSDATAQINAYVKGAGVDGIITDFPATARRYKLNTCMNMGNNTPSFMAPAHPGDLLQLISKPAQPPALAPMPLLTGSDVAEPPLPPARTNNGTAPAHSRASRTHALTTHIPILVTLAMLCACRPLF; via the exons atgaGGGGCAGCAATGTCTGCTCCGTGCTTCCGTCGCTCGTGCTTCTGTGGGTGGGCGTCGCCGCTGCGCAGAAGGCCTCTTCTTGGAAGACACTGAGCG GCGACGCTCCAGCAATCATAGCCAAGGGTGGATTTTCAGGCTTGTTCCCTGATTCAAGCGAATATGCGTATCGATTTGCACTGATTGCGAGCTCGCCAGATACAATCCTGTATTGTGATGTTCGGTTGACCAAGGATGGCCTTGGCATCTGCCTGCCGGACATAAAGATGGAAAATTGCACCAATATTCCAGATTTCTATGCACAGGGTAAGAAGAGCTACCTTGTTAATGGTGTGCCAATGACGGGATGGTTCTCCGTGGACTACAATGGTACCGAGCTCGGACAAGTGTCCC TCAAGCAGTCAATCTATTCTCGAACGCCCAGGTTTGATCCAAGCTTCTTTCCAATACTTGCTGTTGAAGACGTGCAATCCAAATTTAAGCCTCCTGGAATTTGGCTCAATGTCCAG CACGACAGTTTCTACAGCCAGTTCAATCTGAGCATGATGAACTACATCATTTCTGTATCAAAACGTGTTGTTGCTAATTATATCTCATCACCTGAAGTGAGCTTCCTCACCAGCATACTTGGAAGAGTTAGCAACAAAACAAATCTTGTGTTCCGCTTTCTTGATGAGACCACCCTCGAACCTTCTACGAACCGGACATATGGTTCCATGTTGAAAAATCTGACATTCGTCAAAACATTTGCATCTGGGATACTTGTCCCGAAGCACTATATTTGGCCTGTTTCACCAGATAATTATCTGCAACCGTATACTTCAGTTGTTGATGATGCTCACAAAGCAGGGTTGGAAATTTACGCTGCTGATTTTGCAAATGACTTTACGCTCAGTTACAACCATAGTTATGATCCGTTAGCAGAATATCTGTCATTCATTGATAATGGTGCCTTCTCTGTTGATGGTGTATTGACTGATTTCCCTGTTACACCTTCAGAGGCAATTG GTTGTTTTACCAATTTAAACAAAAGCATCTCAGATCATG GAAAGCCTCTAATTATTTCCCACAATGGTGCTAGTGGGGACTACCCAGGCTGCACTGATCTAGCTTATCAAAAAGCAGTTGACAACGGTGCGGATGTCATTGATTGCCCTGTTCAAGTGACCAAAGATGGAATACCAATATGCATGAGCTCCATTAACCTAATGGATGATACTACCGTTGCAAGATCACAATTCGCATCTCAGACAGCAGTGATAAAGGATATTCAGAGTGTGCTAGGAGTCTTTACTTTCAACCTCACTTGGGATGACATTGTAAAGAACCTAAGAC CCAAGATATCTACCCCATTCATCTCCTTCAAACTGGACAGAAATCCGAGATACAGGAATGCAGGAAATTTCATGAGATTATCAGATTTTCTGGACTTCACAAAAGATAAGGATATATCAGGAATCATGATCAGTGTGGAG CATGCTGCTTTTGTGGCAGCGGAACTTGGATTCGACATGGTAGATGCAGTTGTCAAAGCCCTCGACATTGCTGGTTACAACAACCAAACCACCCAGAAAGTTATGATTCAGTCAACCAATAGCTCGGTTCTGGTGAAGTTCAAGCAGCAGACTAAGTATGACATTGTGTACATGGTCGATGAAGAAGTCAGGGACGCTGCACCTTCCTCCCTCGCTGACATTAAAAAGTTTGCTGATGCCGTTTCCGTCGATACCAGCTCCATTTTCCCTGAAAGTCGCCATTTCACAACCTACCAGACCGATCTTGTACAGTCCCTGCAGACTGCTGGTCTATCGGTCTATGTTTACACTCTCATGAATGAGTTTGTTGCTCAGCCATACGACTTTTTCTCAGATGCAACTGCACAGATCAATGCATATGTTAAGGGTGCTGGAGTGGATGGGATAATCACTGATTTCCCTGCGACAGCTCGGAGATACAAGT TGAACACTTGTATGAACATGGGGAACAACACGCCGAGCTTCATGGCCCCTGCTCATCCCGGTGATCTCTTGCAACTCATCAGCAAGCCTGCGCAGCCGCCAGCATTGGCCCCGATGCCGCTCCTGACAGGCTCAGACGTGGCGGAGCCACCCCTGCCTCCCGCCAGAACAAACAACGGTACCGCTCCAGCACACTCGCGCGCAAGCAGGACACATGCTCTTACAACTCATATCCCAATCCTGGTCACACTGGCAATGCTTTGTGCTTGCCGCCCCCTGTTCTGA